GTGGTCATTCTGATGGGCAATCCCTATTTTCCCGCCGACATTCAACCCGATAGCCTTTGGCATGATTTGGCTCAAGGCCTCCCTGGTAGCCCCGGCTACTGCCCCTTCATCGGTATGGGTATCTTTGATAACTCCCTCTCTCTTGGCAGCCACCACTGCTCTCTCTACGATCTTCTTAACTGAGGTAATAAATTCCCCGCCGTAATCAACGGCAGCGGTCTTTATCCCTTCGGTAGCATATCTCTTCTGCAGGGCCTTCTCTTC
This DNA window, taken from Phosphitispora fastidiosa, encodes the following:
- a CDS encoding HutP family protein, which produces MALTESREEEKALQKRYATEGIKTAAVDYGGEFITSVKKIVERAVVAAKREGVIKDTHTDEGAVAGATREALSQIMPKAIGLNVGGKIGIAHQNDHITVAVFFGIGLLHLDEVSIGLGHRAVS